GCAAAGGTTCTCAGAGAGAGGCTAATGTCTTTCAGACGACCAATCCCCTGGTGCATTGATCCCACAATTTTTGGTAAATCTTCAACCAGATAGTCTAAGTCAATTTCTTCAACGAGTTCTTCAATTTCTGGGTCTGGATGTGGTAGCTTTTGCTGTTGGAGATTCACCAAACGCAGGAGATCCTTTACATATTCTTCAATATGAGAGCAATTTCCACTAATAAAACTAATTGGGTTATTAATCTCATGACCTATGCCTGCAACAAGTTGTCCGAGAGTGGACATTTTTTCACTCTGGATTAGTTGTAATTGGGTTTGTTGTAATTGTTGTAGAGATTGGCTTAATTCTACGGTGCGTTCTTGGACTCTTTGTTCTAGGGTACGGGTAAGGTGGGAGATGTTTAGATGTAACTTTAATCGAGCAATGACTTCTTCATGCTGAAAGGGTTTGGTAATATAGTCAACTGCACCAATTTCCAGTCCTTTAACTTTGTCTGTTGCATCAGCCAAAGCAGTCATAAAAATGACCGGAATATTCTGAGTGATGGAATTGGCTTTCAGTCTACGACAAGTTTCAAATCCATCAATACCTGGCATCATCACATCCAAGAGAATGAGATCGGGAATGGCGTATTCTGTTTGTTCAATGGCGGATTCTCCATCGGTTGCCATGAGTGTTTTCCAACCACATCTCTGAATCGCTTCTGATAGCACTTTGAGATTGTTGGGATTATCGTCTACCAAAAGTATATGCATTGGCTTCAAGAAAGATTCAAGCATCATTGATGTGACTCAGTTGTTACAAAATTTTTAAGGAACTTACGGATTTTTCCGGTTTGGAAGTTGACAGTAAATTGGCTTAACTCAGTTGCGAAGGGAATTAACTGACTATCTTGCTGAATTAACTCTTTGATTATTCCTTCGATCGCCGGAATATCTCCCATCATTGACAGATGATAAAGTTGTTGCAAAACATCCTGTGATGGCAGAACCAATTCAGCATTGGTTTTCTGTTCGGGCTGGTAAGATAACTTTTGAGGTGTGGATTGAGCATAAATCCACTGCACTCTTAGTAGCGATCGCAGTGCATTAAATAGTTCATCAATTTGTAGGGGTTTCGGCAAAAATGCTGTAGCCCCTGCTTCAAAACTGCGTTGCCGATTTTCCTCAAATACACTGGCACTAGAGACAATAATCGGAATAGTATGGGTTTGGGGATTTTCTTGTAAGTTAACCATGAACTCAAAGCCATCCATATTAGGCATGGCTAAATCCAGCAGAATTACATCTGGGTGATGTTCAGTTACCATTTGTAGCCCATGTTTACCGTCACTTGCTTCCAGGGTTCGACAGCCAATTCCTTGGAGTAAATTAGCCAACATAGAACAATGGTTAATATCATCATCGACAATGAGAATTTGAGGCCCAGTACCCCGAATACCGATGATTTTCTGGTGAGTTGGTGCTGCATCTATAGTCGGCGTAAACATAGCTTCTATCTGCCAGTCATGGGAAACTGGTACTGGTACAATCAAATCTAGCCAAAAAAGACTACCTTCACCCAGGTGACTTTGTACTTGAATTTGGCTTCCCATTAATGTCGCAATTCTTTGACTGATTGCTAATCCCAACCCAGTACCTTCAGATTTTCGTCCAGCTTCACCTACTTGCTCAAAGGCCAAAAAGATTTTCTCTAGTTGGTCTGGTGACATCCCAATACCTGTATCTTCAATCTGGAAGCGAATCTTCTGGTGTGTCATTTGTCCATTGTCATTTGTGCAGCCCTGCGTTGAACGGGTTTCCCGGCTTGTAGCAAGTGGCGTCATTGGTTTAAACTCTTGACCAATAACCAAGGACTCTTGAGCAATGATATCTACTTTGAAGTTGACGCTACCGTTGTCTGTGAATTTGATAGCATTGCCTAGTAAGTTGATCAAAACTTGCCGTAGCCGCTTTTCATCGACTTCAATGGCAACTGGTAAGCGATCGCTGATTAAAATATTAAATGCAATCCCTTTCTGTTTCGCTCGAATACTGCAAATCTCAGTGACACCATGCAAGAAAGTGGACAAATTTACAGTAGTCGCAACCAAATCTAATTTACGAGCTTCAATTTTTGAAAGGTCGAGAATATCATTGATCAGCATCAGGAGATGTGTTCCACATTGGTAGATAATGCTGATTCCTTCCAGATTTTTCTCTGTCATGTTTGGTGATACTTCTAGCACTTGGGCAAAACCAAGGATGCCATTAAGCGGTGTGCGTAGCTCGTGGCTCATATTTGCCAGAAACTCACTCTTTGCTTCATTTGCAGCATCAGCAGCTTGCTTTGCCTCCAAGAGTTCATGAGTTCGCTCTTCAACTTTGAACTCCAGAGTTTTGGAATAATCCAATAGTTGAGCGTTGACAATTTCTAGTTGCTGATTTGCTTTTTCTAACTGCCTTTGTTTATAGGCATTTGTTGTTGCAATTACGCTGCTGATGAATGCGGCTAAAGCAGGTGTGACTGGAATCACAATGCCAGACAAAAACATCCCATAGCCACCCGCGATATATACGCCACTGATGCCTACAGTTGCCCAGAGAATTTTGCCGCCAGGAATCCGTAGTCTGCGACTGGATAAGAGCCAACTACCACTAGAACCGATCGCAGACCATAAAATAATCCAGAGTGACGCAGCTATGCTAGAAACGCCGTGCAAGGTTCCCTTCCCGATTTTTGCCCCTTGTACCAGTTGATGGGCAATATTGGCATGGACAACAACCCCAGGCGTAGGTTTTTGAGTAGATATCCAAGAGGAGCTGAAGGGTGTATTAAAGAAGTCATTGGTACTAGCGGCGGTTGAGCCAATAAACACCATACGATCGCGCATCATCTTGGCTGGAATTCGTCCTGCTAAAACATCGCGCATGGCAACTGTCCGAAATGCCGCCTCTGTTCCATGCCAATTGAGCAGAATTTGATACCCGCCTAAATCACCATCGGAGTAGCCTGCTTCTTGATTATTCAGCGGGAGGTAAATTGCTTTGCCCAACTGAAACTTTTGCTGCTTGGGGTCAATACT
This Nostoc sp. C052 DNA region includes the following protein-coding sequences:
- a CDS encoding CHASE2 domain-containing protein; its protein translation is MWRRFQTFIQRTRSVLIITPTVALTVIVGQSLGFFNLLEWKIRDEWVRQRSFPVIADEIVIVTIDERDIQSVRKWPIPDSALAKLLEKIQAQQPRAIGLDLYRDLPEGSGHEELVKIFRSTPNLIGVEKIIGERVNPPPELKKLDQVGLADLVLDGDRFVRRALLTAVDTKEKGTLKAGLATQVALKYLEADKITLESIDPKQQKFQLGKAIYLPLNNQEAGYSDGDLGGYQILLNWHGTEAAFRTVAMRDVLAGRIPAKMMRDRMVFIGSTAASTNDFFNTPFSSSWISTQKPTPGVVVHANIAHQLVQGAKIGKGTLHGVSSIAASLWIILWSAIGSSGSWLLSSRRLRIPGGKILWATVGISGVYIAGGYGMFLSGIVIPVTPALAAFISSVIATTNAYKQRQLEKANQQLEIVNAQLLDYSKTLEFKVEERTHELLEAKQAADAANEAKSEFLANMSHELRTPLNGILGFAQVLEVSPNMTEKNLEGISIIYQCGTHLLMLINDILDLSKIEARKLDLVATTVNLSTFLHGVTEICSIRAKQKGIAFNILISDRLPVAIEVDEKRLRQVLINLLGNAIKFTDNGSVNFKVDIIAQESLVIGQEFKPMTPLATSRETRSTQGCTNDNGQMTHQKIRFQIEDTGIGMSPDQLEKIFLAFEQVGEAGRKSEGTGLGLAISQRIATLMGSQIQVQSHLGEGSLFWLDLIVPVPVSHDWQIEAMFTPTIDAAPTHQKIIGIRGTGPQILIVDDDINHCSMLANLLQGIGCRTLEASDGKHGLQMVTEHHPDVILLDLAMPNMDGFEFMVNLQENPQTHTIPIIVSSASVFEENRQRSFEAGATAFLPKPLQIDELFNALRSLLRVQWIYAQSTPQKLSYQPEQKTNAELVLPSQDVLQQLYHLSMMGDIPAIEGIIKELIQQDSQLIPFATELSQFTVNFQTGKIRKFLKNFVTTESHQ
- a CDS encoding response regulator translates to MLESFLKPMHILLVDDNPNNLKVLSEAIQRCGWKTLMATDGESAIEQTEYAIPDLILLDVMMPGIDGFETCRRLKANSITQNIPVIFMTALADATDKVKGLEIGAVDYITKPFQHEEVIARLKLHLNISHLTRTLEQRVQERTVELSQSLQQLQQTQLQLIQSEKMSTLGQLVAGIGHEINNPISFISGNCSHIEEYVKDLLRLVNLQQQKLPHPDPEIEELVEEIDLDYLVEDLPKIVGSMHQGIGRLKDISLSLRTFARSDISSMIEFQIHEGIDSTLMLLKHRLQDQGKRSKIEIIKQYGELPPITCYPGQLNQVFMNIIANAIDAFDDLHQNHSVQEIVAAAPHIITIATSVEHQQKTVTICIEDNAFGMPPEVQARIFEPSFTTKAVGKGTGLGLAISYQIIIDKHNGQINCLSTYGKGTKFIITLAI